A stretch of DNA from Lotus japonicus ecotype B-129 chromosome 4, LjGifu_v1.2:
CAAGAACTTCTTGGCACAACCCTGCCATGTATTTATGCAATCATCGAGAAAGGAATTGATCCAATTTGACACCCTATCCTCTAAGGAGAATGAGAATAACCCAAGGTGAATAATGTCTACAAGAATATTCTTGTACTTGACATTGCTTGTgattatgaggaactttattCAGATGAACCAACAAATCTTGGCCTTGCATGGAATTGTCAAACATTATGGACCATCAATATGATAGGAGCGCTATCTTCAACTTGAATATGCAACAACGATTGCAAGATGACATATGTTGTCTGTCACTCTAATGGTGGGAGTGAAGAACTATTGCAGTGTTGCTTCAGGTGGTGCTTCTTTTGCCACCATAGCCTTTCTCTTCACTCTCTTTTTAACATATGGCTATGAGTTGTTGTTTcaatttcaagtgaaattgTATAACAGGTTCACAAGAGGGGTTAACATGCACCTACACTACacaagaaagataaaaaaaaaaacataatattttttaagagCACAATCGTGATATCAAGTAGACACGACCGTGTGTGTCAAGGGATACGACCATGTACATCTACCAAAATGAAAAATAACAGAAAACATGAAAAACACAAACCAAGAAAAATCTTAATCTATGAAAATTAATTGTTTAAACATAATCCCTAACAATAGCGCGAAAAACTTGTTGCGTTTAAATACACACACAAAAATGCAAAAGCACCCTATTGCTCTAAGTAGTATAGGATATGGAAGTCTCAATTATCGTACCCAAGGGACTAAGTAAACAAACCAATTATACGCGGATGAGTTCATAGGTCAAGAAAATATTAGTTTGGAAGTTGGTGTTGTGATCATGCAAGCAAAGCAAATAACAAACAAAGTTGAGGATCAGCTAGAGAAAACACTCTAGAGGGAAAACTAATTAAATCATCTCCCCTGATTTTATCAATGTTGCATAAGAATCATATATGTCAACTCTACTTCTCAAGTGCTAGATAAGCTGCCAGGTTATACCTACACTACCTACCCAATGACACTACCTAGCCACAACCATCATGCATATGTGATTTCTTGAATAAAGATTAAAACAAAGACTATACCTATGTGATATTTCAGTACCTAATCATAGACCAGTTGAAAGCATACGAAAACTAATCCTAATACCTCAGCCTACGCACCAAAACTAATTCCTTACACTTAATTCTCTTTAATATTCCATAGACTAATTCCCCTCATTAGGAGTAAGCTACCCTACTATTGATACGATTAATTACTGCGTATAGGATTAAGCACATAAAGAAACTACACAAATTATAAACGAAATAGAAACAACAAGTATAAAAACTTGGGTTCAAATAATCTCCTACATTGCAACCTCAAGAGAGGATGCTTAGCTACACATAATCATAAAATAAGAAGGCATACAATCCCTAGTAGCTAACATCTTCCAGAGATTTGAAAACATTAAGTTCTTCAATCCTTCTGTCTtctgccttttttttttttttctccaataGCTCAATGTTATTCGTGATAGCCTTTTCTAGTGTGTTAGCACTGTTGCATGATGCCCTGCCTTGGCCTTCAACCCTCATGTAGTAGAAATCATTagatcaaaattaaactctctAATTAGGCGATAAGCACGACCGTGCTACTTAAAGGACACATCGGTGGCTATTGAATGACATCCACGAGTGTGTAAGGCTTGACACAGTCAATGACTCTTCAATTTAATAGAGCATAACCAGGCTTCCTTTTCAATACGCAAGTCTTCACTTTGTGCTCAATTTTACTTGTTTTTCCACtatattttctctttccaaCTTTTTACCTGCTTATTGCAAATCTACCATAGAGTACACAAGTTTTGTAAAAATTATGTcacaatataatataaaaccataaggaaaacaaggtaaaaatcatgtattttaaaTTGATATCATGCCGTTGAAGTTTCAATTGAGTTAGCTTTGTCCTTGCTATATTCAATCTTGTAAATTCTTATATAATCAATCTTGTACAGTATATTCTTAATCACATCCTATATTTTAATTAcgtttttaataataaaatggaAAATACATGTTCACATTCtgttttattaatttttgaaaAGGACATATAGAGGAATATTTGTTCgaataatcatttttattttggtttggTGGTTCTCTCCATTGGCGTTGGTAGATCAATTCCTTCTCTGGCCCAAATATATATGGAGCAATATATAGTCTGAAACTCTAGAAGACTGAAACAGAAACTTAGTTAATCAAATCAAACCATGGGGATAGTGGAAGAAGCTCACAACGTCAAAGTCTTAGGATCAGGTTCAAGGTTCATAGTTCTAGCTCACGGTTTCGGCACCGACCAATCCGTGTGGAAACACCTTGTCCCTCACCTCCTCAACGACGACTTTCGCGTCCTTCTCTATGACAACATGGGAGCTGGAACCACCAATCCTGATTACTTCGATTTTGACCGCTACTCAACCTTACAAGGCTATGCTTATGACTTGCTCGCCATCTTAGAAGAGCTTCAAGTCCGTTCTTGCATCTTTGTTGGTCACTCAGTTTCTGGCATGATTGGTACCATTGCTTCAATTTCTCGTCCTGATCTTTTCTCCAAGCTCATCATGGTTTCAGCTTCGCCCAGGTAATTACTACGATAACAGAACTACTAATTCAATTCTCAATTATTTGATATTTGAAATTGCTGTTTTGCACACGTTGCGGTTGCCACTTACTCGGTTCTGAGAATTCTATGCGAATCTCTCTCGGTTAAGGTATAGAATCACATGGAGATAACATGGTAGCGGTAAAATGTCACGACTGAGCTTCAGGTTCCATGGAGTAGTGGAGTACCTACAGAAAATACTCTAATGCTATATTTGGTTGggggaagaaaaagagaaaggaaataAAACACGGAAATCGAGAAGTGAATTTAgactaatttctttttcttttcccttcctccaaccaaacaaagcctaaGTCAGTGTTTGAGTGAGAGTAGTTCTCAGAAACTTAAGTAGAATTCGTAAATTTCTTTGAATGAAAATATTATGTAAATAGACTATAAATCCTATATTTATAGGGTTAGAGTCACTAACAACTGTCTCAACAAGTGTGAGGGAGACCCCTTAAACAAGGGGTTTGAGTGAGCAAGTGAACTTTACATTAACTTATTAATCTCATGGCCGAGCGAGGCGGGGAGCTCCTTCTTAAGTGTTCTGCCCGACCTTTAGACGGATGCTCTTACGCTAGCCTTTTGGTCCGTTGAGACATCCACGCCAAGAAGTCAATGAGAAAACCTGCATTGTGTAATTACTAGTGTGGGTTGATGTAACCGCAACTGTGATAGAGATGCGGATTCAAGGACTCAAAAATCCATTACACTAttgcaatttaaattttatttaaatgtgTACATCATATAGTAGATTAGtcaattaatttactaattataTATGTTGCGTGTGTGTTTTGGTTTTGTGGGTTAAGGTATTTGAACGATGTAGATTACTTCGGAGGCTTTGAGCAAGAAGATTTGGACCAGTTATTCGATGCCATGGCGGCGAATTACAAAGCATGGTGTTCAGGCTGGGCCCCGATGGCTATCGGAGGAGACATGGAGTCAGTGGCGGTGCAGGAATTCAGCAGAACCTTGTTCAACATGAGGCCAGACATAGCCTTAAGCGTATTGCAGACAATTTTTCAAAGTGACATGAGGCAAGTACTAAGCCTGGTAACTGTGCCATGTCACATCATACAAAGCAAGAAAGACCTGGCGGTTCCGGTAGTGGTGGCGGAGTATCTCCACCAGCATGTTGGCGGTGAGTCTATCGTGGAGGTCATGTCAACGGAGGGGCATTTGCCGCAGCTGAGCTCGCCGGATATTGTTGTTCCGGTGTTGCTTAGACACATTTGCCATGATATTGCAGCTTGAGTACTTGAGCCTTTGACCGATAGTGGCGGTTCGTGGTGGTGGATGGTCCATTATTGAGGGTTGAttttaaacaaataaaattgaTCTATGAGGGTTACTTTATGATTTGTGTCTGTTTCGTAAGAGATCAAAGGAAATGGAGTTGGCGGCACATGTTGCCTTGAACCGTGCATTGGTGCTCTTTGTTTTGTATATATGTGCTATTTAATTGTGGTAGGTGGTGTGCTCCAATAGTTGTGGGCAACGAATGTTTATATTGTATTATGAGGGTGGAGGGAATCAAGTGGCAACAAGCATCTGCCAAATCAACTTGTAAACTAATTTTCAAATGGTTTAGAAAATAAAAGCATGGATCATTTCACACTTTCACATCAAAATTTTATTCACGCTTGGAGAAATACAAAAACACAAGAGAGAAATATGATCAATAGATAATGTGGCAAGAAAATAAGCTAAATTATGCAaatagaagaagagaaaacgaGTGTATTAAAACCATTTTATTGATGAAATTATAAGGAAAagaaaggggttgtctaaatgactcggTTCAATTTTGGGTTATATCACTCATGGCCTTCACTACACCAGAAAAGGGCTTTTACAGCGccccttttacagcggtttaggTGGCAGCCGCCGTAACAACACAAACACGGAGCGGTTGATGGGCTATTACAGCGTTTTATTAaactaaccgctgtaaaagcaTTACCTTTTAACAGCGGTTCTCTTAGAAGGCGCTGTAAACACAAAAACACGGAGCGGTAACAGGCTTTTATAGCGTTTTATATACTGACCGCTGTAAAAAATAGGTTCCATTATTTATAGCGTTTATTAaactaaccgctgtaaaagtaacgtaaataataaaaatcaaaaattCAGGTTTTGTATGGGATCGAACCCAGGTTCCCTTAAGAAAAACACAATAGTCTTTCCACTAGGGTAGATTCACTTTATGATAGATTAATATAAGATTTAGTTGATTTCTTTAATAAATGGTTCAAAAAATGTTCCTTTCCACTGGGCTGTTACACGCTTTTTGTCAGTTTATTCGTTTTGTATATATAAGTATTATTTTCTCTATTGATTTTGTAAAATTACATCTATAACTGCAAACCCTTATTTTTCCAGTTACATCTCACCACTCTGCAACCTCACTAGTCCTCGCCATTCCCACCGGCCAACACCACCATCTTCCATGGCCAAATCGAAAAACCCTTTTCATCATTTCCCTAACCCTCCTTCTCTCCTCAGCCAAACAACCTCGTTTCTCCCGAATGATCACCCCAACATCTCTAGGCCTCAAAAAGGAGAAGCTCAGCCACTTCCACTCACGACATAATCTCGACCTGCTACTTCTCTCAAAGCCCTCGCCACCTCCTGCCTCCGCCGTCGCCGCCTCCATCCCTTCCGCCTCTCTTGTTTTGGGTCGCTTCCTGCACGGTTGTTGCCCTGTTCTCATTATCAACCTTCCATTGTTCCTCAATCCTCTCCACAAGCAATTTTCCTCTTCCTCATAAGGTAATACTTTGATCTGATGCTATGATGTTCTTCATTTTTGTAACTGCACAGCCTAGGGTCTGAGTTGGTTTTGCTGCTGTTGAAATTTCCTGAAATTTTCTCCATACTCTATGCTATTACTCTTTTGTTTGTTCTATTCACACTGTGTTTGGTTATGAATATCAATTAGGTAGCTTCAATTTTGGCTTTACAGCTAAGAGTATCAGTTCAAATATCAATTAGGTAGCTTCAAATCATTCACTGAAATCTTCTATGTGGGGGGCATGGGGGAAAGTTGCACTAGCATAGGGGTAAATAGCAAAACCACGGACCGGATGGAGGAGGGAGTAGTTTATGCAGTAAAAGATATTGGTTATGAATCATGATGATGAGAAAGGGGACACACACACACTCAGAAGAGTGAGATAAAGTGTGAGGTTTGAAAGGTGAATAAAGCAATGGATGATAAATATTGAAAGGCTTGGAACCAAGCCTCACTGGCTGCAGAAACAGGGTAGGTTCGGGAAATAAGTGTCGGCAGCTTGTTTAACATGTTCTAAgaatatacaaataaaatagCAACTGTTTAACTTAAGTGTGTTATGTTGTGTTGTCTTTTCTTGTTCTCTTTGTGGTTGTGGGGTACCAGCACTAGATGAAAAAATAATACTAGAGCCTTCAATTATAGGAATTGACAAATTACCTAATTAGATTCCAAGTTCTCCATTATTTGTCTTCACTGCGTTGTGATTTTAGGTGAGTTTTATGGTTATTCATCCTCAAGATTTTGAGTTGTGATTAGGATCATTATTACTGTTAAGTGACTACTTTTTATGTcacaatgaaaaatgaaaaacctTCAAAACCATCATATTTTGATAGTAATTGTGGTTGTGGATGTTCCTCTTGTTTGGTTCTTTTGGATAAATGTGGATTGAATGAGAAAACCTGAATAAGTAGTTGAACAAACAAGAGTACAGGATTGCCAAAATCTTATCAATTACAAAAAGAGGAATCAGCAAACCTGCTGTTTCGTCTGTTTCTAAATAGtatatcaattattaaattagtttgCCAAAATCTTATCAAACTTTAAGAATTTGCAGAGGAATTTTCATTAGAAGTAAATGCTTACCTTTCCTAATAAAAAAGAAGGAAAGCGTGTGCTTAGAAATTGGTAGTTTTTCATATATGGGGAATAAATTATtctcaaataaatatatatctAGTATCTATTATCTATTGAACCTTTGTTATGATATTTGCTATTATATCTATGATATTGAGCCTATATTTGATGATATAAGTTGTTATTAGTTAGCAGAATTTTTATTAGTTGTATTGTATAATTGCATTATGCAGGTTTTTTAATATGTGTATGTATAATTGCATAATTAAGGCCGCCATGGCATCCACCATATATGGTGGTATTTTGGCTTTCCGCCATGGAGTGTCGTTATTGATAACACTGTACCCAAGTTTGTTTATGAGTTCTTTGGTTAGCATAGTGAGTTTAGCTTGTTCTTTTGTGACTCATTTGATTTGTGTAGCTTATTCTCTTGTTCAATTATGTTTTTTGGCATATTGTTTAAATTAATCCAATGTTTTAAACTATATCTCTGTTCATGAGAATTAAATTGATTTTCGTAGCATAGCTGATTGAAATTGTCATTCTCATATGTATAATTATATACAATTTTTGGAATCTGATTATGCAATCCACTTTGATTTAGGAATATGCCAGAAAAGAAGCCAGTGGTTGGGTTGACATGGCAACCGCCGTTGCCAGTTTCATCTTCATTAAAAGCCACAAATGGATCCCATATAAAAACTCAAATCGGGGCATCAAGAAGCACTGTTTGGAAACCCACTTCAGAGCTGGTTGATGGCCTTTTTGCTCCTCCAAATGATCCTAGAAAATTGAACAAGTTACTGAGAAAACAAGTTAAAGATACTGCTGGGAAAAATTGGTATGCATTAGATTGTTCTCTCAATCCTCATTTTCTGAACACAAGTAGGGTTTGGATTTCGTTGGTTGTTTATCTATTAATTTTACACTGGTTAGCTGGTTATAGTGGTAGTaacattttctttaaaaaaatgtgtGGGTCCAAGGCCTTAAATCACTAAACTATATAAAAGGAGGCATAGGAGGAGTAATGCACCAGATCAGATCATGAGGTGCAATGCTGCTTATCAGAATTAGGAGAGAGAAGGGCCAAACTAACTGTCTTGTGGGGAGTTTGTGTGGATCTGTATAATGAGACTCGGAGTATAAGCATGGAAGGGGTAGGGAGGCTGAGGTAGGCTGGGAAATTGGGAGTGACTCAGTCTCTCAAATTGCTTTGGATATCTCTTGTATACAACTCACTATCGATATCATTTGATCCAAGGTCAAATGCATCTATCTTCATTTCATTTACATAAGCAATATCTTCATGTCAATTTTATTCAGTTATTTTTTCCCGTGATTTTTCTTTTGCTCTTGGTTGGAAACTATAAAATGGATTAAATATTTATCTAAATATATTGAAATCTCTGTCAGGTTCAACATGCCGGCTCAAACCATCACCCTTGAGTTGCAGAAAGATCTCAAGTTATTGAAGGTGCTTTTTAGTATTAACATCTCTGCCTTTTTATACACTTTTTCGTTCTACATTGTATACATTAGCAAGTTAAACTTTCATGCAATGGATATGTACATTTGAGGGTGGGTGCACACACAAACTTGAATGTATCCCGTCAATTTGTGTCATGCTATCTAATCTTGTTTTGGTACACCGCTCTTATCTTGAAACAGTTGAGGGGTGCCATTGATCCCAAGCGTCACTACAAGAAGGGTGATTCAAAATCAAAGACACTTCCCAAGTATTTCCAGGCAAGTTCATTTTTGTATACTACTACTATGTTGATCATTGACAAGCATATGCTTCAATATAGATTTGCTACATCAAATATGGTTAGCTTTAATTTTTGGATCATTGGAATATCATCAGATGGGAACAGTTGTAGATTCTCCATTGGACTTCTTCTCAGGAAGATTAACAAAGAAGGAGAGGAGAGCATCATTAGCAGATGAGCTGCTTGCTGATCAAAACCTTGTAGCCTATAGGTAAGATAGGCAGTGAAGTATATAATTGTCTGCTTAAATAGACAATGCCTCTCAATGAAAATAGAAACTTGTTCATGCACTTTCCTATGCTCGTCAGGCTACTTACTCGTTGTTTATCAACTTTTTTCTAGGAAGCGGAAGGTTCGAGAAATCGAAGAACAAAACAAACCAGCTGGGAATGAAAATTGGAAGATTAAAGGCGGGAGTTCCCGGAAGCGAGCAAAAGAAAAGAGGAATTGCTGAATTTCCACCCTTTTTAAGATGTAGACACTCTCCTAAATGCTTTGATCAGTTTagaattattatcattatttgaaaatATCCTAGTTATCTGTAAAACCTATTGATGCTTcagaaaatgtttattttatggCTGAGTTGATATCCTGTGTTTAGAAAATGTTGATCTTTTTTGTTTGGAAGACTCAAATGGGGAGAGGGTCCTTATGATTTGGAGACTCAAGGCACATTTCTATTGCAAAAACTCATTTATGGGAGTTTTTTTTTGAGTGAATCACCCTTTTGGTCCCTAAGAAAGTAGgcgtcggtcatagtagtccctaaaaattattaatggtgaaaaaaatccctgaaagtgttgacgtcggtcatagtagtccctatctATGTTTGGCCGTTAGTCCCTGGGACGGAAAGTGCCCATGTGTCAAGTTATGTGCCACGTAggtttcaatttagtccccgacgttatcaatttagtccctaggtaattaaatttaatcaaaACAATgagttaaaataataaaaatacaagaatagaaaatcttaattaaaaaaataaaaaataagcagGTACCAGGTAATttctattttttgaaaaatcaaaatattgttttctttttattttctgaaaaatatatttttttaaaaaaaatatcatcatcttcaaccaaatCACCCACCGTACTCTTTCTCCTCCCTTCCTACTGCAACCCAGATTACCCACCCCCTCTCTTTCTTCTCCCTCCCCCCCGCAACCGCAATCACCCACCCTCCTTCACCAACACCCAGAAAATTCATGGCAACGACGTGGTGGTGGGGCGAAAGGGAGATCGAGAGGACGAGGCTCGAGAGAGAGGCATGACATTTGCAGGATGTGCCACACCAGATCTGGGAAAACATGGCTGAATCACCACCAAAATCTTGCAAAGACGCAACCTTCATTGAGGCCCACCAGATCGGTGAAGGTTTCTGCGGCGGCGGTCATCCGTGTGGGGGTGGAGTTTCGATGGGTGGGTCTTTGAACACCAAATCCAGATCCTCCCCCCTTGCCACCTCGCCCTCCACTGCCGACGGCGGCTACGAATTACAATGTGTCTTTTGCTTTCATGTTCCTGAGCATTTATAGATCTGGTTCGTCTCCTTTCTTTTGTGCTTCCTTCTGGACTGAATCAGAGCAAGTGGAGGAGAGGGTGGCGAATGTGGGTGGGTCTGCAATGGTGGGGTTCGAGTTCCTGGGGTTTGTTGTTGGGTTGGGGTTGTCCTTGTTTTCAGGCCGTGCATGACAAAGGTTTTCAATCTAGGTTTTAGCTCCTCAGATCTGATTTCTATGCAATGTTCAGGACAAGGGGAGGGAGGAGAAGGAGGGTGGAGGATTGGGTTCTGCACGAGGTTGAAGTAGGTTGAGTTTCagaaataacaaaatatttaatttgtttattttgagattttttttctaaaaacaaaaaaaccggAAAACAAAGATATGTTTGTGCTTATTAGAATTTCCTATTtggcttattttttatttttttaattaagattttctattcttgtatttttattattttaactcattattttgattaaatttaattacctagggactaaattgataacgtcggggactaaattgaaaccTACGTGGCACATGGGCACTTTCCGTCCCAGGGACTAACGGCCAAACATagatagggactactatgaccgacgtcaacactttcagggatttttttcaccattaataatttttagggactactatgaccgacgcctactttcttagggaccaaaatggtgattcactctttttttttttgctgtcaTGAAATTACTGTCCATATGCTTGCTATAAGAACAGAGGTTCTGTTTGCATGAGATGTTACTGTGCTTATATGCTATACCTTGTTTTAGCTTATGTTACTGTGTTATACCTTGTTTTAGTTTGGTGATGTGTATTGATTTTGCAGTCAGCTTTCATAGCTTTTGAAATGTGTACCCTTTCGGTTAAATTATGATCAATATATCttcttttcagaaaaaaaaaaaaagaaatgttgaTCTTTTGGCGGAACAGGTGTGGTAAttaattcaacaaaaaaaaaaaaacaaattacagcgGTTCTGTGGTGGAaccgctgtaatatatattatcaAATACAGCGGTTACCGTctgaaaccgctgtaaaagaagaCTCAAGTACAGCGGTTATTTTAGAGAACCGCTGTTGTAGGTAtgtatttacagcggttttattaaatcaaccgctgtaaataatgagtcttttacagcggttagaaCCGCTGTTAAGGCTTTTACAGCGGCGAGATCTACAGCGGTTCTGGACCGTtgaaaaccgctgtaaaaggccaaaaaaaaaccgctgtaaaagccatATTTTGGTGTAGTGCTTGTTATACCAGTTATATTGTGACATGTGTCACGTTATTATCCACATCActtgtaatattttattttcattatatatattttattatttaatttaattgcaTAATAACCCCTACCAATTTATTTAATAGCTTagtactatttttttttgaaaaaatcccTAATCCCCTTTCACGTCTTCCCttccatttcaaaaaaagaaattgtTCTTCCCTTTCGTTCCAGGCCTTTCTGTTTGATGACTTTCATCCAGAATAGGTTGTATCAAGGAAATTGTAGTAGCATAACATATCTTACAAGATATTAGCTAGCAACACAGTCTACGTACTCCAACACTCACTAATGGTTTTTCTAATGTT
This window harbors:
- the LOC130715318 gene encoding probable esterase D14L: MGIVEEAHNVKVLGSGSRFIVLAHGFGTDQSVWKHLVPHLLNDDFRVLLYDNMGAGTTNPDYFDFDRYSTLQGYAYDLLAILEELQVRSCIFVGHSVSGMIGTIASISRPDLFSKLIMVSASPRYLNDVDYFGGFEQEDLDQLFDAMAANYKAWCSGWAPMAIGGDMESVAVQEFSRTLFNMRPDIALSVLQTIFQSDMRQVLSLVTVPCHIIQSKKDLAVPVVVAEYLHQHVGGESIVEVMSTEGHLPQLSSPDIVVPVLLRHICHDIAA
- the LOC130715080 gene encoding rRNA-processing protein fcf2-like, whose protein sequence is MPEKKPVVGLTWQPPLPVSSSLKATNGSHIKTQIGASRSTVWKPTSELVDGLFAPPNDPRKLNKLLRKQVKDTAGKNWFNMPAQTITLELQKDLKLLKLRGAIDPKRHYKKGDSKSKTLPKYFQMGTVVDSPLDFFSGRLTKKERRASLADELLADQNLVAYRKRKVREIEEQNKPAGNENWKIKGGSSRKRAKEKRNC